Proteins found in one Planctomycetes bacterium MalM25 genomic segment:
- the aroH gene encoding Chorismate mutase AroH encodes MTQCRGVRGATTVEKNDREEILTATRQLLALLIRRNGIERDDIASVIFTVTKDLDAEFPALAARQLGWAGVPLLCGYEIDVPGSLPLCIRVLVHWNTEKRPGEVHHIYARGAERLRPDLESPPEVDLEELEAWITEQMGES; translated from the coding sequence ATGACCCAGTGCCGCGGCGTGCGAGGCGCCACCACCGTTGAGAAGAACGACCGGGAGGAGATCCTCACGGCAACGCGCCAACTGCTGGCCCTCTTGATCCGCCGCAACGGGATCGAAAGGGACGACATCGCGAGCGTGATCTTCACGGTGACCAAGGACCTCGACGCCGAGTTCCCCGCGTTGGCCGCCCGGCAGCTGGGCTGGGCGGGGGTGCCGCTGCTCTGCGGGTACGAGATCGACGTGCCCGGCTCGCTCCCCCTCTGCATCCGGGTGCTCGTCCACTGGAACACCGAGAAGCGTCCCGGCGAGGTCCACCACATCTACGCCCGTGGCGCCGAACGACTGCGGCCCGATCTCGAGTCCCCCCCCGAGGTCGATCTCGAGGAACTCGAGGCGTGGATCACCGAGCAGATGGGCGAATCCTGA